One segment of Nocardioides sp. QY071 DNA contains the following:
- a CDS encoding RtcB family protein: MDKITPKLLSWASILEQGTRDQAVTTASMPFIHPHLALMPDAHLGLGATVGSVIPTLGAIIPAAVGVDIGCGMIAVRTRFTTDQLPADRRVLREAIERAVPLSAGAANRTISRDHTERRLAELTALAGQAGFEPGRYAKQWELQLGTLGSGNHFIEVTADEEQRVWLFLHSGSRGVGNKIAQKHIKVARDLCAKWWIELPDKDLAYLAEGTDEFWAYIREMRWAQRYALLNREEMMDRVVRQFAEWVGLGSADDVERVEEINCHHNYTEQERHFGRDVWLSRKGAINAEEGRPGLIPGSMGTASYVVSGLGNPVALNSAPHGAGREYSRSKARRTFTRDQLREAMAGIEYRDTDAFIDEIPAAYKDIDRVMADAADLVEVRHVLRQIVNVKGD, translated from the coding sequence ATGGACAAGATCACCCCGAAGCTCCTCAGCTGGGCTTCGATCCTCGAGCAGGGCACCCGCGACCAGGCGGTGACGACGGCGAGCATGCCGTTCATCCACCCCCACCTCGCACTGATGCCCGACGCTCACCTGGGCCTGGGCGCGACGGTGGGCTCGGTCATCCCGACCCTCGGCGCGATCATCCCGGCCGCGGTCGGCGTCGACATCGGCTGCGGCATGATCGCCGTGCGCACCCGGTTCACCACCGACCAGCTGCCCGCCGACCGCCGCGTGCTGCGGGAGGCCATCGAGCGGGCGGTCCCGCTCTCGGCCGGCGCCGCCAACCGCACGATCAGCAGGGACCACACCGAGCGCCGGCTCGCCGAGCTCACCGCGCTGGCCGGGCAGGCGGGCTTCGAGCCCGGCCGGTACGCGAAGCAGTGGGAGCTGCAGCTGGGCACGCTCGGGTCCGGCAACCACTTCATCGAGGTGACCGCCGACGAGGAGCAGCGGGTCTGGCTGTTCCTCCACTCGGGGTCGCGAGGCGTCGGCAACAAGATCGCGCAGAAGCACATCAAGGTCGCCCGCGACCTGTGCGCGAAGTGGTGGATCGAGCTGCCCGACAAGGATCTCGCCTACCTCGCCGAGGGCACCGACGAGTTCTGGGCCTATATCCGCGAGATGCGGTGGGCGCAGCGCTACGCCCTGCTCAACCGCGAGGAGATGATGGACCGGGTGGTCCGGCAGTTCGCGGAGTGGGTGGGCCTCGGCTCCGCCGACGACGTCGAGCGGGTCGAGGAGATCAACTGCCACCACAACTACACCGAGCAGGAGCGCCACTTCGGGCGCGACGTGTGGCTGTCCCGGAAGGGTGCGATCAACGCGGAGGAGGGCCGGCCCGGCCTGATCCCGGGGTCGATGGGGACGGCGTCGTACGTCGTCAGCGGGCTCGGGAACCCGGTCGCCCTCAACTCGGCTCCGCACGGTGCCGGGCGGGAGTACTCCCGGTCGAAGGCCCGCCGGACCTTCACCCGCGACCAGCTGCGGGAGGCGATGGCGGGCATCGAGTACCGCGACACCGACGCGTTCATCGACGAGATCCCGGCGGCGTACAAGGACATCGACCGGGTGATGGCCGACGCCGCCGACCTCGTCGAGGTCCGGCACGTGCTGCGCCAGATCGTCAACGTGAAGGGCGACTGA
- a CDS encoding GNAT family N-acetyltransferase: MAEWWSPEGTAQAIAAGRVLVSESDGHVTGVATYSLDGDVVDLWKLYVVPAAQGTGAGAALLDAVVSGPGAGASAIRLAHLAGNDRARAFYEHHGFSETHRTAGELGGPDSVWMRLPLRK, translated from the coding sequence TTGGCCGAGTGGTGGTCGCCCGAGGGCACCGCGCAGGCGATCGCCGCCGGGCGGGTGCTCGTGTCCGAGTCCGACGGACACGTGACCGGCGTGGCGACGTACTCCCTCGACGGCGACGTCGTCGACCTCTGGAAGCTGTACGTCGTGCCCGCGGCGCAGGGCACCGGTGCGGGCGCCGCGCTGCTCGATGCGGTCGTGTCCGGCCCCGGCGCCGGGGCGAGCGCGATCCGGCTCGCGCACCTGGCCGGCAACGACCGGGCCCGTGCGTTCTACGAGCACCACGGGTTCAGCGAGACCCACCGCACCGCCGGCGAGCTCGGCGGTCCCGACAGCGTGTGGATGCGGCTACCGCTGCGGAAATGA
- a CDS encoding TrpB-like pyridoxal phosphate-dependent enzyme — protein sequence MSDDQVMYTLEPDEQPTRWYNIVADLPTPPPPPLHPGTHEPVGPDDLAPLFPPELIAQEVTAERYVDIPEPVLDVYRQYRPSPLYRARRWEQKLGTSARIYYKYEGVSPAGSHKVNTAVPQVYYNKINGITRLTTETGAGQWGTALSYASALFGVTCEVWQVGASYDTKPQRRTLIEVFGGTVHRSPSRMTESGKAFPEEHPGSLGIAISEAVEVAAQDPEAKYALGSVLNHVLLHQTVIGEEALLQLAKAGESGADLVVGCAGGGSNFAGLAFPFLREKLAGNQAPRILAVEPSSCPTLTRGEYRYDFGDTAGLTPLMKMHTLGHDFVPSTIHAGGLRYHGMAPLVSHAVNEGLIDAAALHQSECFEAAVEFARTQGIVPAPESSHALAQVRREALAATEAGTSPVIVVGLSGHGLLELGAYESFLSGRLEDDPLSDQALTEALANVPVV from the coding sequence ATGAGCGACGACCAGGTGATGTACACCCTCGAGCCGGACGAGCAGCCGACCCGCTGGTACAACATCGTCGCCGACCTGCCGACGCCTCCCCCGCCGCCGCTGCACCCGGGTACCCACGAGCCGGTCGGCCCCGACGACCTGGCGCCGCTGTTCCCGCCGGAGCTGATCGCGCAGGAGGTCACCGCGGAGCGGTACGTCGACATCCCGGAGCCGGTGCTCGACGTCTACCGGCAGTACCGGCCCAGCCCGCTCTACCGCGCCCGCCGCTGGGAGCAGAAGCTCGGCACCAGCGCCCGGATCTACTACAAGTACGAGGGCGTCTCGCCGGCCGGCTCGCACAAGGTCAACACGGCCGTGCCGCAGGTCTACTACAACAAGATCAACGGCATCACCCGCCTGACGACGGAGACCGGCGCCGGCCAGTGGGGCACGGCGCTCTCCTACGCCAGCGCGCTGTTCGGCGTGACCTGCGAGGTGTGGCAGGTCGGGGCGTCGTACGACACCAAGCCGCAGCGCCGCACCCTGATCGAGGTCTTCGGTGGCACGGTGCACCGCTCGCCGAGCCGGATGACCGAGTCGGGCAAGGCGTTCCCCGAGGAGCACCCGGGCTCGCTCGGGATCGCGATCTCCGAGGCGGTCGAGGTCGCGGCGCAGGACCCGGAGGCCAAGTACGCGCTGGGCTCGGTGCTCAACCACGTGCTGCTCCACCAGACCGTGATCGGCGAGGAGGCGCTGCTCCAGCTGGCCAAGGCCGGCGAGTCCGGGGCCGACCTGGTCGTCGGCTGCGCGGGCGGCGGCTCGAACTTCGCGGGGCTCGCCTTCCCGTTCCTGCGGGAGAAGCTCGCCGGCAACCAGGCGCCGCGGATCCTCGCGGTCGAGCCGAGCTCGTGCCCGACGCTGACCCGCGGCGAGTACCGCTACGACTTCGGCGACACCGCCGGCCTCACCCCGCTGATGAAGATGCACACGCTCGGCCACGACTTCGTTCCCTCGACCATCCATGCAGGTGGCCTGCGCTACCACGGCATGGCGCCGCTGGTCTCGCACGCCGTCAACGAGGGCCTGATCGACGCGGCCGCCCTGCACCAGAGCGAGTGCTTCGAGGCCGCGGTCGAGTTCGCCCGCACCCAGGGCATCGTCCCGGCACCCGAGTCGTCCCACGCCCTGGCCCAGGTACGACGCGAGGCGCTCGCCGCGACCGAGGCCGGGACGTCGCCGGTGATCGTGGTCGGCCTGTCCGGGCACGGGCTGCTCGAGCTCGGCGCGTACGAGAGCTTCCTCAGCGGCAGGCTCGAGGACGACCCGCTGTCGGACCAGGCGCTGACCGAGGCGCTGGCGAACGTCCCGGTGGTCTGA
- a CDS encoding chorismate mutase has translation MSADDARAELHRLRSSIDNLDAALVHLLAERFKCTEAVGRLKARASMPPADPAREAVQIARLRSMAESSGLDPHFAEKILNVIIAEVIRNHEQFAEANED, from the coding sequence GTGAGTGCTGACGACGCCCGGGCCGAGCTCCACCGACTCCGGTCGAGCATCGACAACCTCGACGCCGCCCTCGTGCACCTGCTGGCGGAACGGTTCAAGTGCACCGAGGCCGTGGGCCGGCTCAAGGCGCGCGCCTCGATGCCGCCGGCCGATCCCGCGCGTGAGGCGGTCCAGATCGCGCGGCTGCGGTCGATGGCGGAGAGCTCGGGGCTCGACCCGCACTTCGCCGAGAAGATCCTCAACGTGATCATCGCGGAGGTCATCCGCAACCACGAGCAATTCGCGGAGGCGAACGAGGACTGA
- a CDS encoding alpha/beta fold hydrolase, whose protein sequence is MLPSVAVRHLAGLPGRPLLVVGPSLGTTVDRLWGSVASALPGWNVLGWDLPGHGASPAVDRLTPGFSLASLSAAVAAAVAEVADVPFAYAGDSVGGAVGLQLALDHPARVTSLAVLCSEAAFGTWPTWPERAALVRAEGMAPMVASSPARWFGSRVGESDGRRAAAAADLAAVDPESYARACEALAGFDVRPRLGEVGVPLLAVAGADDLATPPAVMAELAAAVPDGRLEVLPGVGHLAPYEAPEEVAALLVAHLTSPAPACN, encoded by the coding sequence ATGCTGCCCTCGGTCGCGGTCCGCCACCTCGCCGGCCTCCCGGGGCGGCCGCTGCTGGTCGTCGGCCCGTCGCTCGGCACGACGGTCGACCGGCTCTGGGGGTCGGTCGCGTCCGCCCTGCCCGGCTGGAACGTCCTCGGCTGGGACCTCCCAGGCCACGGCGCGAGCCCGGCGGTCGACCGGCTGACCCCAGGCTTCTCCCTGGCCTCGCTGTCCGCGGCGGTGGCGGCGGCGGTCGCCGAGGTGGCCGACGTCCCGTTCGCCTACGCCGGCGACTCGGTCGGCGGCGCTGTCGGGCTCCAGCTCGCTCTCGACCATCCGGCGCGGGTGACGTCGCTGGCGGTGCTGTGCAGCGAGGCCGCCTTCGGCACCTGGCCCACGTGGCCGGAGCGGGCTGCCCTGGTCCGTGCCGAGGGGATGGCGCCGATGGTGGCGTCCTCGCCCGCGCGGTGGTTCGGGTCCCGGGTCGGCGAGTCGGACGGGCGCCGCGCCGCCGCGGCCGCCGACCTGGCCGCGGTGGACCCGGAGAGCTACGCCCGCGCGTGCGAGGCGCTCGCCGGCTTCGACGTGCGCCCGCGCCTGGGCGAGGTGGGCGTTCCCCTGCTCGCGGTCGCCGGCGCCGACGACCTCGCGACCCCGCCGGCCGTGATGGCCGAGCTCGCGGCCGCCGTACCGGACGGGCGGTTGGAGGTGCTGCCGGGAGTCGGCCACCTGGCGCCGTACGAGGCGCCGGAAGAGGTCGCGGCGCTGTTGGTCGCCCACCTCACCTCGCCTGCACCCGCTTGTAACTAA
- the catC gene encoding muconolactone Delta-isomerase, with translation MLFCVRMDVSIPRDLDPAEREDTVARERAYSQELQRGGEWAHIWRIVGLYSNISIFDVESNARLHEILSNLPLFPYMQIEVTPLTEHPSAI, from the coding sequence ATGCTCTTCTGTGTCCGGATGGACGTCTCGATCCCGCGCGACCTCGACCCTGCCGAGAGGGAGGACACGGTCGCGCGGGAGAGGGCGTACTCCCAGGAGCTGCAGCGGGGCGGCGAGTGGGCGCACATCTGGCGCATCGTCGGGCTCTACTCCAACATCAGCATCTTCGACGTCGAGTCGAACGCGCGCCTGCACGAGATCCTGTCGAACCTGCCGCTGTTCCCCTACATGCAGATCGAGGTCACGCCGCTGACCGAGCACCCGTCGGCGATCTGA
- the catA gene encoding catechol 1,2-dioxygenase — protein MTTEVATAAASGASATERFHSDKSPFAAVAGTPPERVDRLARRVLDAVYQTVRDEKVTYDEFNALKAWMINVGEDGEWPLFLDVWLEHVVEDVNTAHREGNKGSIEGPYYVPGAPEHGSKGTIEMREGESGTPLVWTGKVTSTDGTVLEDALVELWHADADGFYSQFAPGIPEWNLRGNFRTDAEGGFEIHTIQPAPYQIPTDGSCGKLIAAAGWHAWRPAHLHVKVSAPGHELLTAQLYFPGDEHNDDDIASAVKPELLLAPVPQADGSVTVDYGFVLDPVR, from the coding sequence ATGACCACCGAGGTCGCCACCGCCGCCGCTTCCGGCGCCAGCGCCACCGAGCGCTTCCACTCCGACAAGTCGCCCTTCGCCGCCGTCGCCGGCACCCCGCCCGAGCGGGTCGACCGCCTCGCCCGACGCGTGCTCGACGCCGTCTACCAGACCGTCCGCGACGAGAAGGTCACCTACGACGAGTTCAACGCGCTCAAGGCGTGGATGATCAACGTCGGCGAGGACGGCGAGTGGCCGCTGTTCCTCGACGTGTGGCTCGAGCACGTCGTCGAGGACGTCAACACCGCCCACCGCGAGGGCAACAAGGGCTCCATCGAGGGCCCCTACTACGTCCCGGGCGCCCCGGAGCACGGCAGCAAGGGCACCATCGAGATGCGCGAGGGCGAGTCCGGCACCCCGCTGGTGTGGACCGGCAAGGTCACCTCCACCGACGGCACCGTCCTCGAGGACGCGCTGGTCGAGCTGTGGCACGCGGACGCCGACGGCTTCTACTCGCAGTTCGCCCCGGGCATCCCGGAGTGGAACCTGCGCGGCAACTTCCGCACCGACGCCGAGGGCGGCTTCGAGATCCACACGATCCAGCCGGCGCCGTACCAGATCCCGACCGACGGCTCCTGCGGCAAGCTGATCGCCGCCGCCGGCTGGCACGCCTGGCGTCCTGCCCACCTGCACGTGAAGGTGTCCGCGCCCGGCCACGAGCTGCTCACCGCGCAGCTCTACTTCCCCGGCGACGAGCACAACGACGACGACATCGCCTCGGCGGTGAAGCCGGAGCTGCTGCTCGCCCCCGTCCCCCAGGCCGACGGCTCGGTCACCGTCGACTACGGCTTCGTCCTCGACCCGGTCCGCTGA
- a CDS encoding enolase C-terminal domain-like protein, with amino-acid sequence MKITAIEAIPFRIPYVKPLKFASGEVHVADHVLVRVHTDDGLVGVAEAPPRPFTYGETQRGILAVIETIFAPQVVGLALTDREQMTALMGRTVGNPTAKAAIDMAVWDALGRTLGLPVSELLGGYTDRMRVSHMLGFDQPAAMVDEAQRMREVHGITTFKVKVGRRPAALDVAVVRALREGLGPDVVLYVDGNRGWTASESARAMRQMADLDLAFAEELSPADDVLGRRWLVQQLDVPFIADESATTPAEVTREVLGGSATALSIKTARTGFTGSQRVLHLAEGLGLEVVMGNQIDGQLGSICSVAFGAAHQRSSLHAGELSNFLDMSDDLLTEPLRIENGELALRPGAGLGVEIDDDKLRRYRTDV; translated from the coding sequence ATGAAGATCACCGCGATCGAGGCGATCCCGTTCCGGATCCCCTACGTCAAGCCGCTCAAGTTCGCCAGCGGCGAGGTCCACGTGGCCGACCACGTGCTGGTCCGCGTGCACACCGACGACGGGCTGGTCGGAGTCGCCGAGGCGCCGCCGCGGCCGTTCACCTACGGCGAGACGCAGCGCGGCATCCTCGCCGTGATCGAGACCATCTTCGCCCCCCAGGTCGTCGGCCTCGCGCTCACCGACCGCGAGCAGATGACCGCGCTGATGGGCCGCACTGTCGGCAACCCGACCGCGAAGGCCGCGATCGACATGGCGGTCTGGGACGCCCTCGGCCGCACCCTGGGGCTGCCGGTCTCCGAGCTGCTCGGCGGCTACACCGACCGGATGCGGGTCTCCCACATGCTCGGCTTCGACCAGCCGGCCGCGATGGTCGACGAGGCCCAGCGGATGCGCGAGGTCCACGGCATCACGACCTTCAAGGTCAAGGTCGGCCGCCGCCCGGCGGCGCTCGACGTGGCCGTGGTCCGGGCGCTGCGCGAGGGGCTGGGCCCCGACGTCGTCCTGTACGTCGACGGCAACCGCGGCTGGACCGCGTCCGAGTCCGCGCGCGCCATGCGGCAGATGGCCGACCTCGACCTCGCGTTCGCCGAGGAGCTCAGCCCCGCCGACGACGTGCTCGGGCGGCGCTGGCTGGTGCAGCAGCTCGACGTACCGTTCATCGCCGACGAGTCCGCCACCACGCCGGCCGAGGTGACCCGCGAGGTGCTCGGCGGCTCGGCGACCGCGCTCTCGATCAAGACCGCCCGCACCGGGTTCACCGGCTCGCAGCGGGTGCTCCACCTCGCCGAGGGACTCGGCCTCGAGGTGGTCATGGGCAACCAGATCGACGGCCAGCTCGGCTCGATCTGCTCCGTCGCCTTCGGCGCCGCCCACCAGCGCAGCAGCCTGCACGCCGGCGAGCTGTCCAACTTCCTCGACATGAGCGACGACCTGCTCACCGAGCCCCTCCGCATCGAGAACGGCGAGCTCGCCCTGCGCCCCGGCGCCGGGCTCGGCGTCGAGATCGACGACGACAAGCTCCGCCGCTACCGCACCGACGTCTGA
- a CDS encoding LysR substrate-binding domain-containing protein produces MDLKQLRYFDAVAETCHFGQAAERLHLAQPALSQAIRRLEAELDVLLLARTTRQVSLTPAGEFFHREVRRILGDLDACVVGTRSIAEGSRGLLRVGFTGTSAFTQLARLSRIVRASLPGVALEVQADLLTPGQVERLTDGRLDLGVLRGPVAEPGIETRSLLQEPLVLALPADHRLAAEPALEVVDVSADEFVAYADTRSAVNEAMVSSCLRAGFSPNITHRAPGTAALLALVAAQLGVALVPESVRSMQLQGVVFRDVADAATIDLSLAWRADDPSALVAGALDVLDRNGFFTAAPTPTSSPITAS; encoded by the coding sequence ATGGATCTCAAGCAGCTGCGCTACTTCGACGCCGTCGCGGAGACCTGTCACTTCGGCCAGGCGGCCGAACGCCTCCACCTCGCCCAGCCCGCCCTCTCCCAGGCCATACGACGCCTCGAGGCCGAGCTCGACGTCCTCCTCCTCGCCCGGACCACCCGGCAGGTCAGCCTGACCCCGGCCGGCGAGTTCTTCCACCGCGAGGTGCGCCGCATCCTCGGCGACCTCGACGCCTGCGTGGTCGGGACCCGCAGCATCGCCGAGGGCAGCCGCGGGCTGCTCCGGGTCGGCTTCACCGGCACCAGCGCCTTCACCCAGCTGGCCCGCCTGTCGCGCATCGTCCGCGCCTCGCTGCCGGGCGTCGCGCTCGAGGTGCAGGCCGACCTCCTGACGCCGGGCCAGGTGGAGCGGCTGACCGACGGCCGGCTCGACCTGGGCGTGCTGCGCGGCCCGGTCGCCGAGCCCGGCATCGAGACCCGGTCCCTGCTGCAGGAGCCGCTGGTGCTCGCGCTGCCCGCCGACCACCGGCTCGCCGCCGAGCCCGCGCTCGAGGTCGTCGACGTCTCCGCCGACGAGTTCGTGGCCTACGCCGACACCCGCTCGGCGGTCAACGAGGCGATGGTGTCGAGCTGCCTGCGCGCCGGCTTCTCCCCTAACATCACCCACCGCGCGCCCGGCACCGCCGCACTCCTCGCCCTCGTCGCCGCCCAGCTCGGCGTCGCCCTGGTGCCCGAGTCGGTGCGCAGCATGCAGCTGCAGGGCGTCGTGTTCCGCGACGTCGCCGACGCCGCGACCATCGACCTCTCACTCGCCTGGCGCGCGGACGACCCGTCGGCCCTGGTGGCCGGCGCGCTCGACGTACTCGACCGCAACGGGTTCTTCACCGCCGCCCCCACCCCGACCAGCTCCCCGATCACCGCCTCCTGA
- the benA gene encoding benzoate 1,2-dioxygenase large subunit: MTEMLDRIGSVLADAVVEEPEAGIYRANRRIFTDEDVFELEMKHIFEGNWIYLAHESQVANPGDYFTTYIGRQPVVITRGKDGELTCLINACAHRGAMICRRKTDNRMTLTCPFHGWTFRNDGTLLKVKDPDGAGYPPSFDTAGSHNMTKVARFESHRGFLFGSLNEDVSTLADHLGDTTKVIDMLVDQSPDGLEVLRGSSTYTYDGNWKVQAENGADGYHVTATHWNYAATTSRRNTGESANSTKTLDAGQWGKSGGGYWSYPNGHLCLWTWAGNPQDRPLWDRLDELKAQYGDAKGEFMVKGSRNLCLYPNVYLMDQFSTQIRHFRPIAPDKTEVTIYCIAPKGESAESRAWRIRQYEDFFNASGMATPDDLEEFRSCQLTFRATAAPWNDMSRGAEHWLTGPDEVATSLGMDGVISAGLKNEDEGLYPVQHGYWRDTMLAALEKEAGR, translated from the coding sequence ATGACCGAGATGCTGGACCGGATCGGCAGCGTGCTGGCCGACGCCGTCGTCGAGGAGCCGGAGGCCGGGATCTACCGCGCCAACCGGCGGATCTTCACCGACGAGGACGTCTTCGAGCTCGAGATGAAGCACATCTTCGAGGGCAACTGGATCTACCTCGCCCACGAGAGCCAGGTCGCGAACCCGGGTGACTACTTCACGACGTACATCGGGCGTCAGCCGGTCGTCATCACCCGCGGCAAGGACGGCGAGCTGACCTGCCTGATCAACGCCTGCGCGCACCGCGGCGCGATGATCTGCCGGCGCAAGACCGACAACCGGATGACGCTGACCTGTCCCTTCCACGGCTGGACCTTCCGCAACGACGGCACCCTCCTCAAGGTCAAGGACCCCGACGGGGCGGGCTATCCGCCGTCCTTCGACACCGCGGGCTCGCACAACATGACCAAGGTGGCCCGCTTCGAGAGCCACCGGGGCTTCCTGTTCGGCAGCCTCAACGAGGACGTCAGCACGCTGGCCGACCACCTCGGCGACACGACCAAGGTCATCGACATGCTCGTCGACCAGTCGCCCGACGGGCTCGAGGTGCTGCGCGGCTCGTCGACGTACACCTACGACGGCAACTGGAAGGTGCAGGCCGAGAACGGTGCCGACGGCTACCACGTCACCGCGACGCACTGGAACTACGCGGCCACCACCTCGCGCCGCAACACCGGTGAGTCCGCGAACTCGACCAAGACCCTGGACGCCGGCCAGTGGGGCAAGTCGGGCGGCGGCTACTGGTCCTACCCCAACGGCCACCTGTGCCTGTGGACCTGGGCCGGCAACCCGCAGGACCGCCCACTGTGGGACCGGCTGGACGAGCTCAAGGCGCAGTACGGCGACGCCAAGGGCGAGTTCATGGTCAAGGGCTCCCGCAACCTGTGCCTTTACCCGAACGTCTACCTGATGGACCAGTTCTCCACGCAGATCCGGCACTTCCGCCCGATCGCGCCGGACAAGACCGAGGTCACCATCTACTGCATCGCCCCCAAGGGCGAGAGCGCCGAGTCGCGCGCCTGGCGGATCCGCCAGTACGAGGACTTCTTCAACGCCTCGGGGATGGCGACGCCCGACGACCTGGAGGAGTTCCGCTCCTGCCAGCTCACCTTCCGCGCCACCGCGGCGCCCTGGAACGACATGAGCCGCGGCGCCGAGCACTGGCTGACCGGACCCGACGAGGTCGCGACGTCCCTCGGCATGGACGGCGTCATCTCGGCCGGGCTGAAGAACGAGGACGAGGGGCTCTACCCCGTCCAGCACGGCTACTGGCGCGACACCATGCTCGCCGCCCTGGAGAAGGAGGCGGGCCGGTGA
- the benB gene encoding benzoate 1,2-dioxygenase small subunit, with product MITQNGIEQFLYREARHLDDREFEKWLDCYADDVVYWMPAWTDDDELVEDPEKDVSLIYYPNKGGLEDRIFRIRTERSSATSIPEPRTSHNISNVEVIERRGDIVDVRFNWHTMYFRYKTVDPYYGTSFYTIDFTGEQPLIRRKTVVLKNDYIHHVVDVYHF from the coding sequence CTGATCACCCAGAACGGGATCGAGCAGTTCCTCTACCGCGAGGCCCGCCATCTCGACGACCGCGAGTTCGAGAAGTGGCTCGATTGCTACGCCGACGACGTCGTCTACTGGATGCCCGCGTGGACCGACGACGACGAGCTCGTCGAGGACCCGGAGAAGGACGTCTCGCTCATCTACTACCCCAACAAGGGCGGCCTGGAGGACCGGATCTTCCGGATCCGCACCGAGCGCTCGTCGGCGACCTCGATCCCGGAGCCGCGGACCAGCCACAACATCAGCAACGTCGAGGTGATCGAGCGTCGCGGCGACATCGTGGACGTGCGCTTCAACTGGCACACCATGTATTTCCGCTACAAGACGGTCGATCCCTACTACGGCACGTCGTTCTACACGATCGACTTCACCGGCGAGCAGCCGCTGATCCGCCGCAAGACCGTGGTGCTGAAGAACGACTACATCCACCACGTCGTCGACGTCTACCACTTCTGA